The segment AAAAGAAAGTGAGCTCCGGTAAAGACCAAGTCTACGCGGCGGGGAACACAATGAAAGAGATTGTGGATCAAGTGCAAAACGTAACACAGCTAATTACCCATATTAGCCATGCTACAACGGAGCAAGCCTCTGGGATCTCTGATATCACACAAGCCGTCAGTGAACTGGAATCCATCACTCAACAAAGCAGCTTACTCGTTGAGCAGAGCACCGAGACCGCAAATCACGTTAAAGATCGTTCCATTCGCTTAGAAGATGCAGTGACCGTTCTACATTAATAATAACTTGCACTAAGCTCGTTTTACAATAAAACAGGGGGCTAGCGTATTACGTTAGCCCCCTGTTTTTATTATGTTTTGAACATAACAGATTAATTATTTAACAGCGCCTTCATCTAACGGTGGCAACTCTGCAAGCGGCCAGCGAGGGCGAACGGTCACGCCTAAATCTGCATTTGCACCGCCTTTTAAGCGAATTAAGCCCGCGAGAGCAATCATTGCGCCATTGTCTGTACAAAATTCAGGACGTGCATAAAATGCTTCGCCGCCACGCTGCTTCAAAACGTCTTCCATTTTAGCGCGTAAAGTACGGTTAGCACTCACACCACCGGCCATCACCAAGCGCTTAAAGCCCGTTTGCTCAAGCGCGCGCTTACATTTAATCGCGAGCGTATCCACAACTGCATCTTCGAAAGCACGGGCGATATCAGCGCGAGTTTGAGGATCATCAGGGTTATCGCGGATCGTATTTGCCGCAAACGTCTTCAAGCCGGAAAAACTGAAATCCAGCCCCGGACGGTCAGTCATCGGGCGAGGGAAAACAAAACGCCCTGCAACGCCTTGCTGCGCCATGCGTGATAACACAGGCCCACCCGGATAGTCTAAACCGAGTAACTTCGCCGTTTTATCGAATGCTTCGCCTGCTGCATCATCGATGGATTCACCGAGAAGCTCATATTCACCAATGCCCGTCACGCTAATTAGCTGGGTATGACCACCAGACACTAACAGCGCCAC is part of the Providencia zhijiangensis genome and harbors:
- the tsaD gene encoding tRNA (adenosine(37)-N6)-threonylcarbamoyltransferase complex transferase subunit TsaD; this translates as MRVLGIETSCDETGIAIYDDKLGLLANQLYSQIKVHADYGGVVPELASRDHIRKTVPLIQAALKEANLTHEDIDAVAYTAGPGLVGALMVGATVGRALAFAWDVPAVAVHHMEGHLLAPMLEEKSPEFPFVALLVSGGHTQLISVTGIGEYELLGESIDDAAGEAFDKTAKLLGLDYPGGPVLSRMAQQGVAGRFVFPRPMTDRPGLDFSFSGLKTFAANTIRDNPDDPQTRADIARAFEDAVVDTLAIKCKRALEQTGFKRLVMAGGVSANRTLRAKMEDVLKQRGGEAFYARPEFCTDNGAMIALAGLIRLKGGANADLGVTVRPRWPLAELPPLDEGAVK